Genomic segment of Bacteroidota bacterium:
CGGCAAATGGCATATGAAAAACATGTAATACGATCAAAGTAGCGCCCTGAATTTGAGCAATCGAAATTGCTGATTTTAGCGCTCCCAAAGAATTTATCGAATAGTCCGTTGGCAACAATATTTTTTTGATGTCCGTTGGCAAACTCTTTTCTTTTTTTAAACTCTTCGATGATTTGATATCGTTGGAGCCTTTTAACATCGAATTCTCTATATCTGACTCGTAAGTAGCCATTGATTTATATTTTATAGCTCAAAGTTCATTCTTGGTCAGTAAGGATGGCATGATGTACCTCAAAGTAAAAAATGACTTTTGTCACCATTTGACGATTGAGCAATTTCAAAATAAAAAAACCTGCAGTAGGAAGTGCAGGTTTTTGTCAGGATAGAAATGATCCTTATAAATTAGTTATTTACCAGTCCTCTTCCTTTTTTGGAGCTACCGGTCTCACTTCCGATTCCATTGATGCGATCAGATCCATCATGAATTTATCTATCTGTGTCAAATATCCCGGTATGTTCTCATCTTTTTTATATGCATCTTCAGTAAGCCATTTTTCTATTCCAAAGTAAGAATTACCCTCTAAATTCACTTTTGTGATGGTGTATTTAAATCGTCCATCCCGAAACTGAAGTGTAAGGTAGTAATTGATCAAACCTGCTTTCACTTCCTGATTTTTATCCTTGCGGGTAACATAAAACTGGTGCCGAATATCTATCATTCCCTCCTCTTTACTTTGACTTTTTATCACCTGGCTTGGCGATTTATAGTAGATCTTCATCCAGGCAAGTGCTACATCATAAAGCGAATCCTTCAAAACACCGGGAACC
This window contains:
- a CDS encoding DUF4468 domain-containing protein, with translation MKKISLIFVLFLSVGLFAQKASDIEIPYFPIDEETKLVTYTDVIQVPGVLKDSLYDVALAWMKIYYKSPSQVIKSQSKEEGMIDIRHQFYVTRKDKNQEVKAGLINYYLTLQFRDGRFKYTITKVNLEGNSYFGIEKWLTEDAYKKDENIPGYLTQIDKFMMDLIASMESEVRPVAPKKEEDW